Proteins from a genomic interval of Terriglobales bacterium:
- a CDS encoding aminotransferase class III-fold pyridoxal phosphate-dependent enzyme, translating to VRGMGLMQALELVTDRKSKEPAAAATNSLLEEARKRGLLIGKGGMCGNVVRMSPPLNIAKSDVDEAIRLLDESFAAVR from the coding sequence CGTGCGCGGCATGGGGCTAATGCAGGCGCTGGAGCTGGTGACCGACCGCAAGAGCAAGGAGCCGGCCGCCGCCGCAACCAATTCCCTGCTGGAAGAAGCGCGCAAGCGCGGCCTGTTGATCGGCAAGGGCGGGATGTGCGGGAACGTGGTGCGCATGTCGCCGCCGCTGAACATCGCGAAGTCGGACGTGGACGAAGCCATCCGGCTGCTGGACGAGAGCTTCGCGGCGGTGCGCTAG